In the genome of Fundidesulfovibrio magnetotacticus, the window TGAAAATAATTCCTTGTGATGTGCTTATGGATGAAAGGTCTGTTTCAATTTTTTTTAAGAGTGACGCAATGAGTTTTCGTTTTTCACGAAATAGAAAGATTGTGCAAAATGCAAGCGGTGTAAAGTAGAGTTCTTTAGTGGTGTATATTCCTAAAAAGTAGGCTCCAAGGTTAAGTGTGTAGCCAATTGCTGAAGCCTTGAATGTGCATATGAAATGGTTTCCGGATTGCCTGGGGCTTGTCGAGAGAATCGCAAGGCCAGGCACCAACCAAAAGATGATGTAATAACCGAGTCCAAAGAGTAGTGTGTTCGCTGGAATTTTGAAAATGTACGCATAAATCTCGAATGTGCATAATATGGAGAGGGCGAAAAGGATCGGCTTTCGGTGAGTTGTTTGTGTGTTCTTGCCTTTTGTTGTTGTTTTGGTGGGATAGTTGTTGTGGCCAGTTACTTTAGAGCAAGATGAGGGCCGCGGTTGATCGTTTATGTTGAGCATTTTAGTACAACATCATGGATGCTAAATGGATTTCAAAAGTTGTTGGTGAAGTGATCGGCATACCAGGCCAGGGTGCGCTCCAGGCCCGCCTCGAAGCCCACCTTAGGGGAGGCGCCCAGGGCCCTCACCTTGGCGATGTCCGGGCAGCGCCGGGGTGTACCGCCGGGGCGCAGGGGCCCGGGAACCACCGTGACCTTGATCCCGTACACGCGGGCCATGGCCTCCACAAGGTCCAGGATGGAGCGCTCGGCCGTGTCGCCTATGTGGTAGATCTCCCCGGCCCCACCCTTCTCGGCGCACGCGATGATCTGCTCCACGGCGTCGTCCACGAAGCAGAAGGCGCGCGTCTCGGTGCCCTGGCCCTGGATGGGCAGGTCGATAGCCTTCTTCGTGAAGCCCGCCGAGAGGTCGAACATCTTGCGGGCCAGCTCGGGGACCACGTGCTCGAAGCCCATGTCCGGGCCGAAGACGTTGTGGGGCCTGAAGATCACGCCCTCCACGGAGGAGGCCCGCAGGTAGTTGAGCGTGAGCAGCTCGCTGATGATCTTGCCGCCCGCGTAGGAGTAGCGGGGGTTGGTCACGTCGGGCAGGAGGATGCGCTCGGTCTCGTCGGTGGGCACGCGCTCGGGGGTCTGGTAGACCTCGGAGGAGGAGGCCAGCACGTAGCGCTTCACGCCCTTCTCCAGGGCGGCCTTGAGCGTGGAGAGCGCGCCGCGCGTTCCCACGTCCAGCACCTGGTCGGGTATTTCGTAGAAGTGTCGCGTGCCGTTGATGAAGGCCAGATGGTGCACGGTGTGCACGCCCTCGGTGGCACGGGCCACCTGGGCCTCGTCGCGGATGTCGCCCTCCACCATTTCCAGCGCGCCCTTGGCCGTGGCGAGGCGGTGGTTGCGCCCCCGGAAGTTGTTGTCGAAGACGCGCACGGCGTGGCCACGGTCCAGGAGGGCCAGGGTGAGGGCCGAGCCGATGAAGCCCGTGCCGCCGGTGACGAGTTGCAGGGGACGCGTCATAAAGGCGCTCCTAGCGGCCCACGCCCACGGCGGCGTAGAGGATGCCGTGGGGAGCCTGGGACTTGAGATGGGGAAACATGCGCCAGGCGTCGTAGAACACGGTGGGCCGGGCGGCGAGGCCGAAGAGTCTGGGGAGGTCCCAGCGAAGGTAGGAGGGGTGGTTGTTCATCACGAACACTACGTCGGCGTCCTTGAACCCCTCCTCGATCGACACGGGACCGGCTCCCAGCGCGGCGATCTCCTCCGGCGGCACAAGGGGATCGTAGCCCTGCACGTTGGGGCAGCGGGCCAGGAGTTCGCGCAGGAAGAAAAGGGTGGTGGAGTCGCGGGTGTCGCTGGTCTCGGGGTGTCCCTTGAAGGCGAACCCGGCCACGAAGGCCTTGCAGGAGGCCAGGTCCTTGCCCTGGGCCGCCAGCATGGTCCCGGCCCTGCCCACGATGTCCGCGGGCCCGGCCTCGTTGACCCGGCGGGCCGAGGCGATGAGCGGGGCCTCCAGGCCGTGTTCCTGGAAAACGGCGCTCAGGATGTAGGGGTCCTTGGTGAGGCAGGGGCCGCCCACGCCGGGGGAGGGGCGCGGGATGTCGTTGCGGTCGTAGTTGAGGTTCACCGCGTCGATGATGGCGTGGATGTCCAGGCCGAGGGGTTCGGCCACCTGGGCCACCTGGTTGGCGAAGGCGAAGCGCACGTCGCGGTAGACGTTGTCCATGAGCTTGCACATCTCGGCCGCCTCCAGGCCGTCCACGCGCACGATGGTGGGCGTGTATTCGTTGAAGAGGCGGCTGGCCAGCTCGGCGCTGCGTTCGTCGAGCCCGCCCACGATCTGGGGCAGGTGGGTGAGCTCCTTGAGCGCGCGGCCCTCGGCGGTTCGCTCGGGGCAGTAGGCCACGTGGAAGTCCTGTCCGGCCTTGAGGCCGCTCACGGCCTCCAGTTCGGGGATGACCACCCGGCGCGTGGTGCCCACCTGCACGGTGGAGCGCAGGATCACCAGGGCGTCGCGGGAGAGGGAGCGGCCCACGGCCGTGGCGGCCTTGCGGATGTAGTCCAGCCCGGGCTTCTTGGTGGCGGGGTCCACGGGGGTGCCCACGGTGATGATGAAGATGTCGGCGTTCACCTGGGCCAGGCTGTCCACCAGGCGCAGGCGTTTGCCCACGTGCCGGTCCAGGAAGCCCTGGATGCCGGTCTCGAAGAAGGGGGGCTCCTTGGCGGCCAGCTTGTCCAGCAGGGGGCGGTTCACGTCGAACCCGGCCACGGTGAAGCCGTGCTCGGCCAGCACCAGGGCCAGGGTGAGGCCCACGTAGCCCAGGCCCAGGATGGCCACGGACTTCTGCCGAATGTTCAGGAAGCCGTATTCGGAGCTGGCCAGGTCGATGAGGCCGGTGAGCCTGCCGTGGGCGTCCACCTGCGGGATCAGGTTGATCTTGCGCCCGATGAGCTTCTTGGCCTCGTGCACGTCCACGTCGTGCCCCACGGTGACGGGGTCGGCGTTGAGGTGTCCGCGCGCGGGCGCGTCCAGGGGGACGCCGGCGCGCACGAGGCGTAGCACGTCGCCCTGGGTAAGGATGCCCATGAGGCGGTCGTTGTCGTCCAGGCAGAAGGCCACGCGGCGTCCGCCGGCCAGTATGCGGTCGATGGCCTCGGCCAGGGTTCCGGCGGGGCCGAACATCATCTTGCGAAGCGATGGGTCCATGGTGTGGGTGCCGTCCTTTGTCACAGGGCGTCCTTAATGACTTCGAGCGTCCGACGCAACACCGCAGGAGGGAGCCTGCGCGACTCCAGGGTGAACACGGCCCTCGTGCCCCGCAGCCTGGGCAGCACGTCCAGCTGCCAGTCGCCGCGCTCCAGGGGCAGGTGGTCGTCGGCGAGGCCGGTGTTGGCCGAGAGGTGCACCTCGCGCAGGCGGGGGGCCAGCGTGTCCAGCAGGCGGTCCAGCTCCCGGTCGCGGTCGAAGCCCAGCACCCGGGCCGAGACGTTCCAGTGCCCCAGGTCCAGCAGGAAGCCCGTCCCGGCGGGCAGGGCGTCGAAGGTCTCCAGGAGTTCCCGGCGGGTGTTGCACAGGCTGGTCACCTCGCCGGGCTTGGGGAAGAGGTTCTCCACAACCAGGGGGATGCCCGCGACGTCGGCCAGGGCCTGGAGCCTGGGGAAATTGGCCAGGAACCGCGAAAGGGTTTTTTCCATGGAGGCCTGCTCGCCGTCGAAGGCGAAGTGGCCGTCGGGCAGCTCGCGGCCGTCGCGGCGGTAGCCCGGGTGGAACGACCAGTGGGGGGCTCCGGCCAGGGCGCAGGCGGCCAGGGCGTCGCGGGCCAGGTCAAGGCAGCGCTCCAGGATCGCGGGATCGGCCGTTGCGAAGTTGAGCACGAAGGGCGCGGGCGGGGGCGGATAGTAGTTGTGCACGAGCACATGGCGCACTCCGGCGACGTGCACGGCCCGGGCCAGGGCGGAGAAGCCCTCCAGGTCCATGGGCGGGCCTCCGCTGAACTCCACGGCCTCGATGCCCTCCAGGTCCGGGAGACGGGCGGGGTCCACGAGGGGCTCGGGAAAGACGGTGGTGGAGACGGCAATCGTCATGGTAAGCTCCTTGCGGGGCGAGGCGCGTCTAGCGGGCGAGCCTGGCCTCAAGGGCCGGGTGGGAGAGGGTTTTTCCGTAGGGGGTGCGTCCTGGCTGGAGGGACGTGACGGGTTTTCCCGCTGCCAGGGCCGCGTGGAGGGCCGTGGAGGTCATGCCGTAGACGTGGTCGGCGGCGGCCAAAAGCTCTTCCAGGGGTCCCTCGGCCAGCACGGCGCGCCCGGCCAGGAAGGCTTCCATCTCGGCGCGGTTTTGCCTGGGGTGGAGTTTCACGGCGGCAGCCTCTCCCGGGGCCGTGTGGCAGGCGAGAAAGACCTCCAGGGCCGTGAACTCGTCGTAGCCCGGGTCCAGGCGGTTGGTGCGGTAATAGTCCTGGCGCACGGGCTCGGTGAGGAAAAGGCGCAGGGTGCGGCCCTCGGCCCCCAGGACGCGGCGCAGCTCCCGGCGGCGCTCGGCGCTCACGGCGCGCACGGCCAGAGCCTGCTCCTCCAGAGCGGGGTGGCCCAGCACGAACACACGCTCCGCCAGGTCCGGCGGGGCCACGTCGGCCAGGGCCTCCAGGACCAAGCCCTTCTGGTAGGCGTCGATGACGCCGATGCGCCCGGGCAGGGCGGTCTCGCCGGTGTCCGGGTCCACGAAGTTCACGCGGTGGTTCTTCCAGGAGTCGAAGGCGAAGAGCGTGGGCAGGCCCATGGCCCGGCAGGCCGGGAGCATGGCCCGGTTGCGGTGGAATTCGCTGCGCGCCGCGTAGAGCAGAAGCCGCGCCCCGGCGGCCTGCTCCAGGCTGTCGATGCGCGCCGCGCCCATGGGGGGCGCGGCGTTGGCCGCGCACCAGCCTTCCAGCAGGCAGTCCACGCGGACGCCCAGGTCCAGGAGCCTGCGGCCCAGGCGCGAGAGCACGGCCCAGCCGCCGGGGTCGCAGCACAGGAGCACGGCGTGGTCCACGCCCGCGAAGGCGCGCTCGGAGTCGTTTCCGTGCTCAGCCTGCCTGGACATTCTTGAGGATGGCCGCGAACTCCCGGGAAAAGACCACGTGGAAGTCCTGCGTGAAGGAGTCCAGGCCTTTGTAGGTGTCGGGCGCGGAGGGGATCTCGCAGGTCTCGCAGGGGTAGTCCACGCTGCGGCAGTAGGAGAACTCGCGGTCCAGGTGGGACTGGCGGAAGCGCAGCATGGCCTCGGAGTTCCAGACGTTCATGAGGTCGTAGTCGGGGTCGTCGGCGTTGCCCACGTTGAAGTTGGTCTTGAAGTCGTAGGGGCAGGGGTTGATGGTGCCGTCGAGCCGGTAGGACAGGAAGAACCAGGGGAAGGCGCAGCCCGAGTGGCGGGTGAAGTCCTTGCCGCCAAGCTTGGCCTTGATGGAATCGAGGGACTCGTCGGCCATGCGGGAGTCGCCCTGGATGGAGTAGAGGGGGGTGACGAAGGCCCGGTCCACCCTGGGGGTCCAGAACTTCACGAACTCCGCGCTCTCGTGGCGGTTGATGCTCGACTCCACGCTCATGACGTTGATGTAGCAGCGCGAGCCATACTCCTTGTTGAGCTCCACCAGCCCCAGGAGGTTGGCCTTCACCTTGTCGTAGAGGTCCACGCCGGTGATCTGTTTGTAGGTCTCGCGGGAGTGGGCGTGCAGGGAGAACTGGATCTTGCGGATGCCCGCCTTGAGGAGCTTGCGGGCGTAAGCCTCGTCGAGCAGGCCGCCGTTGGAAATGATGGCGCAGCTCATGCCCTTGCTGGAGGCGTATTCCACGAAATCCGGGAGCTGGCGGTTCATGAGGGGTTCGCCGCGCCCGATGAGGTTGATGGGGGCCTTCACGTGGTATTTGGCCAGGGAGTCCAGGATCACGCGCCAGCGCTCCATGGGCATGTAGCCCTGGTCGCCGCGCAGGGCCTTGTCGGTGCACATGGCGCACTTGAGGAAGCACTTGTTGGTGGGTTCCACATAGATGTGGTTGGGCGGCACGGGGCAGAAGGCCTGCCGGTCCAGGATGGCCTGGCGGCGCCGCATTTCTTCCTTGAGGGTGTCTTCCAGGAGGTCCTGAAGTCTGATGGCCATGTGATCGGTCCTTGGAGCCCGGCGTCAGATGCGCACGCCGGGCTGCTTGATGGATTTTTGCACGGCGGGATTGCCCGCCGCCACCGCCCCGTCCGGGAAGGAACCCTTCACAACGGACTGCGCCCCCACCACCACGCCCCGTCCCAGGCGCACGCCGCGCAGGATCCGCGCGCCCGCGCCGATCCAGCACTGGTCGTCCACGTGGACGCCCGCGCCGACGGCCTCGTTGGGGTCCATGGTGGTGCGGTGGAAGTTGGTGTCGAAGATTTCCACGTCCCAGGAGATGGCGCAGTTGGCTCCGATGTGCACCTCGGTTTCGGCGAAGACGCGCGAGTTGAAGGCCACGTAGCTGCCCTCGCCGATGTGCACGCGCGCTCCGGGGAACACGTTGACGCGCACCCCCGCGAAGAGGTTCACGCTGCCCCCGAACGAGAGCGTGCCGCCCGCCTGCACGCGGACCACGGCCCGGCCGGGGTCGCGCACGTGCTCCCACTCGGGGGGCATGTAGCCCACGCGCACCAAGGCGTGCGGGGCCAGCTCCACGCGGCCGCCCGGGTCCACCACGATGCGCGAATCGCCGCAGAAGACCACGGCCGAGCGGCCCCCCCCGTGGGCGCGCGAAAAAGAACAACTTCTGAGCGCCGCTGTCAAGCTCGATCCGTGGAGCCTGCGCCAGCCCTCCCACAGGGCGCGCAGGCGCGCGACGCGCCCCGCCGGGAAGGGCCTGAACTCCATGGCTCCCGTGAGCCCCGCGTGGGCGGCGGCCGGCACCCGGGCCAGGAGGAAGGCGTCCACCTCCTGGTAGCCCTGGCCCTGGTTCTTGTAGAGGGCCACGGCCAAGTCGGCGCGGGGCAGCTCCGCCAGGGCCGTGGCCGGGACGGCCAGGTTGAAATCGCGGAAGGGGTAGGGGGTCACGCTGCACAGGCGGGAGAGGGTCTCGCGGCAGTGCTCGAACACCCCGGGCTGGGCCAGCAGGGTGATGCGCGCCCCGGGGAAGCGTCCGGCCAGGGCCTCCAGGCCCGCGCGCGTCAGGGCCAGGTCGGCCGAGCGCAGCACCGTGATCGTACGCACGGCGTTCACGGGAGCGCCTCGTCGGCCAGATAGGAGAAGTCCACCTCTTCCAAGCGCGTGGCGAAGGCCTCCTCGAAGCGCGCCGTGGAGATGGCCGCGCGCGCCCGGATGCCGCGTTCCTCCAGCACCAGCGCCTCTTCGCCCGCGCCCAGGGCCGAAAGCACCAGGCGGCCCACCTCCAGGTAGGAGAGGTTGCGGGCGCAGCCCATGTTGAACGTGCCCGCGCGCGGCGCATCGAGCACCGCCGCCAGGCCCCGGGCCACGTCGCGGGCGTGCACGAAGTTGCTCACGCGTTCGCCGCGCCCAAAGAGCGTGACGCGCCCCGTCTCGCGCCATTCCCCGGCCAGCAGGGCCACCAGCCGGTCGGGCTGCATGCCCGGGCCGTAGGCCTGGGTGAGGCGCAGGTTGGTTACGGTGCTGGAGCGGCCCAGGTGGAAATTGAAGAGCGCCTCCGAGTCGAACTTGGCCAGCCCATAGAGCCCTTCGGTGTTGCCCGAGGGGTCCACGGGCGAATCCTCGGTGAAGAGGCCGTCGCGCACCGGGTACACGGCCAGGCTGGAGAAATTGACCACGTGCGCGGGCGCCAGGGTCTGGGTGAGACGCAACGCGCCCAGGGTGAGAGCCTGGTTGGCGTGGTAGACGCCCATGTCGCGCGCGCCGCCCGGGGGGCAAAGCGCGGCTGCGAGGTGGACCAGGGCCTCGACCCTCGCTCCGCCCAGGGCCTCCGCCACGGCTTCGGCCAGGCTTTGCGCGGCGGCGGGGTCCGCCAGGTCGGCCCGGAACACGTCCGGCCCCTCCAGGGCGCCGCGCGGTGAGGCGATGCGCAGGACGCGGTAGTGCTCCTCCAGGGCGGGGAGCACGCTTCGCCCCAGGAACCCCCCGGCTCCGGTGACCAGCAGGGCGGGCTTCACGCGCCCTCCGGCACGTAGAGTTCTTCCCAGAAGCGCAGCACGCGCCCGAAGCGGGGCGTGAACGCGGGCAGGGGCAGGCCCAGCAGGGACTTGAGCGCCATCTCGGGCTCGTTGACCCCGAACTGCGTGCGCATGGCCGTTGAGCCCGAGAAACGCAGGTTGATCTCGAAGAGCCGGGGCCGGCCCGCCGCGTCCAGGCGCAGCTGGAGGTTGGCCGGGCCGAAGGGGTCCAGGGACAGGGCCGTGCGGCGCACGAAGTCCTCCACGGCGGGCGGGGTGGCGCGGTCGTGCCAGGCGGCGTTGGTGTTGCCGTCGCGCAGGGTGCGGCGCAGGCAGATGATGGAGCGCGCCTCCCCCCCGAACACCAGCACGCCGCAGGTGTATTCGGTCTCGCGCGAGCCCACCTCCTCCTGGATCATCAGCCCCTGGCCGACGGACAGGGCGGCGTCCAGCTCGGCGCGGGAACGCACCACGCGCAGGCCCTTGCTCCCCGTGCCCGTGCGCGGCTTGACCACCGCCGGATAGGTCACGGCGTCGGCCTCCTCGGGCAGCCAGGTGGCGGGCGGGTCCAGGCCGTGATCGCGCAGGAAGAGATACGTGAGGTATTTGTCCTCGCAGCGCGCCACGGTTTCGGGGGGGCTCACCAGCACGGTGCAGCCGGTGCGCTCCCGGATCACCTCGCGGTATTTGGCCAGAAGCGGCAGCTCGAAGCCGATGCCCACCAGGAGGATGGCTAGGCCGCGCTCGAGGATGCGCGCCATGAGGGCCTCCAGCCATTCTTCCTCGGTGACCCCGGGGCGCAGGATGTCGGGCAGCAGGAACGTGGGCTTGACCCACTGCGCGCCCACCGTGCCGGGCACATAGTCGAAGCCCGTGAGCTCCACGCGGCCGTCCAGGTCGCAGGCGCGCAGGGATTTGACGATGCCCTGGCCCACCAGGGAGTTCACGCAGGTGATGCCCACCCTGAAATCGGCCATGCTCAGGCCTCCTCGCCGAAGAGTTCGCGAGCGAGAAGCCGCGAGCACTCGCCCAGCGTGTCGATGTGGTGCGAATCGGAGCCGATGGAGACCGGCGGGTCGAAGCGGGACATGAGCTCCAGGAGCGGCCGCAGCAACGGGCGGTGGTAGCGGCTGTTCACCTCCATGGGGAAGCCGTGGGCCGCGCAGGCGCGCACGATGTCTTCCAGGAAGGCCAGGGGGAACTGTCCGTGGTAGGCGAGCGACATGCCTCCCGCGTGGCCCAGGAGCGTGGCACGGCCCGCCTCGGCGGCGGCCACGGCCAGGTCGCGCTCGGCGCGGGCCAGGGTGGGGGCGTCCAGGGAGGAGGGGGGCGCGAGGCCGCCGCCCGGCAGGGGGATGGAGTGCACGCTCACGATCACCGCGTCGGCGCGTTCCAGGGCGGCGGGGGGAATGTCCAGGCCGCCCCGAAGGTCCGTCGCCTTGGCCTCGAACCCGGCCAGCACCCGGAGGGTTTCCTCCTTGCGCGCGAGACGGCCCATCTCGTCCAGGTAGCGGGGGCAGTAGTCGGAGGCGGCGCGCACGTGGTCGGTGAAGAGCACCCGGGAGAGGCCCAGCTCCCGGGCCCGCTCCAGGCAGGCTTCGGGGGCGGCGTGGCCGTCGGTCCAGGTGGTGTGCAGGTGCTGCTCCACCAGGAGGTCGGCCCGCGTCAGGCGCGAGAAGCGGGGGAAGAGGGCCGCGGGATCAGGCATCGTCCACCTGGGAGAGGTCGAAGAGGTCTTCCTCGGCCATGTCCACCTTGAGCCGCCTGCCCAGGAGGCGGTGCAGTTCGCTGGGGGGCAGGCCCGTGCCGGGGCGCTTGGCGGTCACGTCGTCCAGGGTGAGCAACGCGCCCGCCTTGAGCGGCCGCGCGGCCATGAGCGAGCGGCGCATGTTGGCGGCGTTGGCCAGCTCCTCGGGCTGCACGGTTTTCTCCGCGCTGCCCAGGGCGGCCTCCACGTCGCGGATCTGGCGCACCATCTCGGCCAGCTCGTGGGGCTCGATGGAGGCGGCATGGTCCACGCCGGGGAGGTTGCGCGAGAGGGTGAAGTGCTTCTCCACCATGGCCGCGCCCAGCGCCGCGGCGGCCACGGGCACGTGGATGCCCTGGGAGTGGTCGGAGAAGCCCACGGGCACGCCGTAGCGGGCCTTGAGGGTCTCCATGACGCGCAGGTGCAGCTGGGCGTAGGGCGCGGGGTACTGGGAGGTGCACTGGAAGAGGGCCAGCGGGCCAGAGTTGCGCTGCGCGAGCAATTCCACGGCGTGGTCCACCTGCTCCAGGGTGGACATGCCCACCGAGAGCAGCACCGGCAGCCCGGTGTCGGCCAGGGCGCTGAGGAGGTAGTCGTTGTTCAAGTCCGCCGAGGCGATCTTCACGGCCTCGGCCCTGATGTCCGTGAGGATGCGCAGGCCCTCGATGTCGCAGGCGGTGGAGAGGAAGGCGATGCCCTGCTCCTCGCATTCGTCCCGGAGCATGGCGAACTGCCCGGTGGAAAATTCCAGGGAGCGCGACCACTCGATCTTGGACATCTCGCCGATGCGCCCGGAGAAGTAGCCCGGCTTGCTGGAATGGCGGGATTCGCTGGCGGAAGTCCGGTGCGTCTGGAACTTCACGCAGTCGGCCCCGGCCTCTTTGGCGCGGCGCACCAGCTCCAGGGCCAAGTCGAAGGCTCCGTTGTGGTTGATGCCGGCCTCGGCGATGACGAAGCAGCCCTTGCGGCGGACGATGTGGCGTTCAAACCAGTTCATGGAGCGCCTCCAGGAGCGCCCGGCAGACCAGGAGGTCCTTGGGCGCGTCGATGTCGATGGAGTAGAGGGGGTCGGTTTCCAGCAGGCGCATGCGCTCGCCGTAGGGCGGCTTGGGGCCGAGCACGGCGCTCGCGGTCATGGCGTCCACCAGAGCGTTGATGGACCAGGCCGGGGGCAGGAGCTGGCGGCGGTGGAAGCGCTTGAGGTCGATGCCGTCAACGAAGGTGGCGGCATAGCCCTGCTCGTCCTGCTTGAACATCCAGTAGGGGTGGTGCTTGCCCTGGATGCGGTCCACGGTGCGCACGGAGTCGCAGCCGCTCTCGAAGAGGAGCTTCAGGACCGCGCTGACGTGCTCCGGGCGCTTGAGCGGCGTGGTGCAGCGAAGGTTCACCAGGGCGTCTGGCCGGAAGCCCTCGTTCTCTTCGAGCCACTGCAGCAGATGGACGAAGACCGGGGCGTCCGGGGTGTCGTCCTGGGCCAGTTCTGCCGGGCGCAGGAAGGGGACCTCGGCTCCGTGCTCGCGGGCCGCATCCGCGATTTCGGGGTCGTCGGTGCTCACGATCACGCGCTGGACGTCCGGGCAGTCGAGCCCGGCCCGGATGGCCCAGGCGATGAGCGGCCTGCCGCCCAGGTCGGCCAGGTTCTTGCGCGGGATGGACTTGGAGCCGCCGCGCGCGGGGATGACGGCGATGGCGGTCGCGGAGCAGCTCATGGGGCCTCTCTGTTATCGAACCCTGGGTAAGCGTGGCGGGCCAGGGGGAGGCCGGTCAGCGCTTGCAGGCGTATGTTCTCGGCAGCGTAGGCATCGGCTATGGCCTGGCTGGAAGCGGCATGGTTTCCGTGCCTCAGGAGAGGCTCCATGGTTGCGAAGAGCGGCTCCAGACGGGTTAGGATGTTTTGCGCGGTTGCCCGCAAGACGTTAGGCGCACGCGGAGGGGCGGTTTGTTTGTCGGGATGGATGCCTAGGTCATCCAGGGTGAGGGACTCCCCGCGAACGACCTTGATCGGCGAGCGGAGGCATGCGTTGTCCGGATCGCACGGTGCGGGGGGGGTGAGGCGGTTGAGCCAGAACTGCGCCACCTTGGAGAGGGTGCTCATGGACTTGTTGACGACGCAAAAGGGCGGGGACTCCTTGGCGCGTTCGGGATCAAGATTGAGGAATGCGAGAATGGAGGCAAGGAAAGCCTGAGGTGTTGCCTGAAAGTCTTCATAAAGCAGCACGAGCACGTTCTCGGGGCCGAAGGCCCGGAAGTAGGCCTCCACCATGGTGGCGTAGCGGAATTTGCCGTTACGCACGAGGGTCTGCATGTAATTCCTGTAGGAAAGACGCCCCCTGCATTTGACGTAGGTCCAATAGAGGGAAGGCACCGCAGTGCGTTGGTTGCGAAGGCAGATGATGGCCTTGGCGGGAAGTCCGAGTTGGGCGAGTCGGGCTGCCGTTTCCGGGGCGTCGAACAGGAAATCGCCGGAGAGGCCTTCCTGGGAAAACAGGGCCGTGCCCTGGCGGGTAAGATCATCAGCCAGTGTGGGGAAGTAGTGCTTCTGGAGCCAAGTGGTGGCTGTTTTGTGGTAGCCCACGTGGTAGACGCGCTGGGCTGGGTCTGGATTGGTCTGTATGTAGGGAGCCATGGCTAGGTTCTGGAATGGCGTTGAATGTTCGCTGGATGAGTGGTCGTGTCGAATGCTCTCAGTGAATCATGAATGAAGGTAGTGCACCGCGTCGTGAGCAGGAACGCCGTGGTAAGGAACCGATGATCGGGGGTTCCAGATCAGCCTTGGCTGTCGGCTTGGTTTGTCCGCGGCAGAGAGCACCAGACCGGACTTTTCTCGATGGCGACGGTGAAGTTGAACGGGAGGTATCCGTGACGGAGTTCCACTTTCGGCGAGAGCGTCTGGATGGCGAAGTTCATGATCTCGGCAGGATCAATGTAGTACATTGTTTCCTCCTGGAGATTGACGTGCGTTGAGATGGCGTTAAAGATGGTTTTGAACTTGCACAAGTCGTACATTTTGGAGATGAAAGACTTCACGAAGTCCATGTCCTGTCCGATGTTCAAATTGAATACGCCGCTCATGATGACGATATCATGCTGTTCTATGTGCTGCGTGAGCATGTCCCTGTGGAGGAACTCGTAGCCAGGGTATGTCGCGCGCGCCTCCTGGAGAAGAGGCTCGTGAATGTCCACGCCTGTGTAGCTTCCCGTGAATCCCATGTAGTTGAGGAAGAGGAGAAACTCACCGTTTCCGCATCCGATATCGAGAATCGAGCATTGATGTGATGGAATGCTGCGGTAGATTTCGGCGAAGCGGAGATATTGGCGGTTCGCGTCGTCCCATTGGACTCGAGAATGTCTTGGGCCGCCTCCGGTGAAGGACTTGTCGAACAACACGTTGGAACGGTCTAGCAGCGGTTGGTGCATGGAGTCGCCCGGGGTTGAAGGATTTGGGCGCGGCGCTCGCCTGCCGGAAGCCGTTCAATCAGTCGGAGCACGGCCTGGAGTCGTGCGCGACGCGTTGGGCGTTCCCTCCAAAAGGGGGGGGACGATCGTCTGAATGCGACATCCACCAATTTGTGGTACACGAAAAGACTCGTGTGAACCCGACGCGGAAGGCCGACAAGGCATGGACGAGGCGCTATGGCATTGGGTACACTCTTGTCCGTGTGGTCGTGGCGTCGTGTCCGCGGAGAGCGGCAACCGTGGCCAATCCCTGACACGAAATCCGGTTATCAGAGAGTTCCGAGCGGTGCAAGGGCGGGTTGGGGGCCGCAAACCCGGGCGCTGGCGGTCACCGGGTGGCGGAATCATCGCTGGGGTCTGTCGTTGAGGATGTTCTCCACCACCTGGTTGTATTCGGCGTGGAGCCGCTTGCGATTGAAGAAGTGCGAGAAGTAGGTGTAGCTGTCTCCGCGCAGGTGGGTAAGGTGGCATTCGCTCAGCACACGCAACAGCGG includes:
- a CDS encoding acylneuraminate cytidylyltransferase family protein; the encoded protein is MSCSATAIAVIPARGGSKSIPRKNLADLGGRPLIAWAIRAGLDCPDVQRVIVSTDDPEIADAAREHGAEVPFLRPAELAQDDTPDAPVFVHLLQWLEENEGFRPDALVNLRCTTPLKRPEHVSAVLKLLFESGCDSVRTVDRIQGKHHPYWMFKQDEQGYAATFVDGIDLKRFHRRQLLPPAWSINALVDAMTASAVLGPKPPYGERMRLLETDPLYSIDIDAPKDLLVCRALLEALHELV
- a CDS encoding NAD-dependent epimerase/dehydratase family protein, whose protein sequence is MKPALLVTGAGGFLGRSVLPALEEHYRVLRIASPRGALEGPDVFRADLADPAAAQSLAEAVAEALGGARVEALVHLAAALCPPGGARDMGVYHANQALTLGALRLTQTLAPAHVVNFSSLAVYPVRDGLFTEDSPVDPSGNTEGLYGLAKFDSEALFNFHLGRSSTVTNLRLTQAYGPGMQPDRLVALLAGEWRETGRVTLFGRGERVSNFVHARDVARGLAAVLDAPRAGTFNMGCARNLSYLEVGRLVLSALGAGEEALVLEERGIRARAAISTARFEEAFATRLEEVDFSYLADEALP
- a CDS encoding N-acetylneuraminate synthase family protein, whose product is MNWFERHIVRRKGCFVIAEAGINHNGAFDLALELVRRAKEAGADCVKFQTHRTSASESRHSSKPGYFSGRIGEMSKIEWSRSLEFSTGQFAMLRDECEEQGIAFLSTACDIEGLRILTDIRAEAVKIASADLNNDYLLSALADTGLPVLLSVGMSTLEQVDHAVELLAQRNSGPLALFQCTSQYPAPYAQLHLRVMETLKARYGVPVGFSDHSQGIHVPVAAAALGAAMVEKHFTLSRNLPGVDHAASIEPHELAEMVRQIRDVEAALGSAEKTVQPEELANAANMRRSLMAARPLKAGALLTLDDVTAKRPGTGLPPSELHRLLGRRLKVDMAEEDLFDLSQVDDA
- a CDS encoding sulfotransferase domain-containing protein, coding for MAPYIQTNPDPAQRVYHVGYHKTATTWLQKHYFPTLADDLTRQGTALFSQEGLSGDFLFDAPETAARLAQLGLPAKAIICLRNQRTAVPSLYWTYVKCRGRLSYRNYMQTLVRNGKFRYATMVEAYFRAFGPENVLVLLYEDFQATPQAFLASILAFLNLDPERAKESPPFCVVNKSMSTLSKVAQFWLNRLTPPAPCDPDNACLRSPIKVVRGESLTLDDLGIHPDKQTAPPRAPNVLRATAQNILTRLEPLFATMEPLLRHGNHAASSQAIADAYAAENIRLQALTGLPLARHAYPGFDNREAP
- a CDS encoding ATP-grasp domain-containing protein, whose product is MADFRVGITCVNSLVGQGIVKSLRACDLDGRVELTGFDYVPGTVGAQWVKPTFLLPDILRPGVTEEEWLEALMARILERGLAILLVGIGFELPLLAKYREVIRERTGCTVLVSPPETVARCEDKYLTYLFLRDHGLDPPATWLPEEADAVTYPAVVKPRTGTGSKGLRVVRSRAELDAALSVGQGLMIQEEVGSRETEYTCGVLVFGGEARSIICLRRTLRDGNTNAAWHDRATPPAVEDFVRRTALSLDPFGPANLQLRLDAAGRPRLFEINLRFSGSTAMRTQFGVNEPEMALKSLLGLPLPAFTPRFGRVLRFWEELYVPEGA
- a CDS encoding PHP domain-containing protein, with protein sequence MPDPAALFPRFSRLTRADLLVEQHLHTTWTDGHAAPEACLERARELGLSRVLFTDHVRAASDYCPRYLDEMGRLARKEETLRVLAGFEAKATDLRGGLDIPPAALERADAVIVSVHSIPLPGGGLAPPSSLDAPTLARAERDLAVAAAEAGRATLLGHAGGMSLAYHGQFPLAFLEDIVRACAAHGFPMEVNSRYHRPLLRPLLELMSRFDPPVSIGSDSHHIDTLGECSRLLARELFGEEA